The following is a genomic window from Mus caroli chromosome 17, CAROLI_EIJ_v1.1, whole genome shotgun sequence.
CCCAGGGCACGATGGTTACTCTGCTTCTGCAAGAAGTTTAGGGACAGTAGGCACTGGCTAAGCTTTAGTTGCTCCTGAGGGGACTGGAGCACCGTTATGTGGAATTCATGTGGGAGACTCAACAGGGGTCTCCTAATGAAGAAAGTGAAAAGGGGTAGAACCTTCTAGAACACAGGGCAGAAAACTCCCAGAAAAGACCAGACAGCAAATAGTATTAGCTTTTGCTGACCCTGTGTTCTCTGCTTCTATCCTGTTCCTCTGCCAAATAGTTAAGAAAGATGGCCCAAGAAAGATGCTAAGAGATGAGTAGGCCGTGtgctaataaaattttatttacaaaagagACAGCAGACAGCAGTCTTGATCATTAGGGGAACCCACAGCCACATATGGAGGAGGATCATTTGGGATGTGCTGCTAAGTGTGAAGTACACACCAGATTTCAAAGTCGTTATACAAATGAAAGAAGATCCAACATCTCGTTGATAACAGCACTGACGACATTGACACGATATTGTGGGTGAAATGAAATATGCTACTAAAATGAACTTTGTCTAATTTTTAACAAGATACTGTCACTGGAAAGTCTAATATTACACTTGGCTCATAGTGTTTCTGTCAGACAGCGCCGCTCTCGGGATAGCGCCATCTACAGGTGAAATGTGGGGAAAGCTGCTGGTCCTTGAAGGGTCTCGAGGAAGGAGCTTCCCTTAAAGAGATACCGTAAGAGAATTTAAATCTGCTCAACCAAGGATATGATTGGAAGAGAGTTTTtatatttggtgtgtgtatataatatatatttatcactTACTTCTCTGTTGCCAGTAACTACTGTCCCTAAACTCTTTGCAGAGGCAGAGCAATCACCCTGCCCCTGGTCCCATCAAGTGCCTATATCTCTGGCTGTCAATCACTGGAAAACTCTACCAGTTGCCTTCCTGTGCACTCAAGAGGAGCTCTGGTCTTCTAGGTCCACCCTTGACAGAGCCTAGTCAGGAATGCAGGAAATCTTCCCCATCAGCATGAGCAAGGCAGCATATAGAGGAAGGAGTTTGCTTGGGCTTGTAGTTCAGAGAGTTGGGAAACCttggtgggagttgggggtggaagcacagaggcaggagcagagagcTGAGGGTTCACACCTTgaaccacaaacacaaagaaacagtgaACCCAAATGATGTGAGTCTTTAAACTGCCTCCAGTGCCGTACTGCTAACAGGATCACACCTACTTAACCTTCCAAACAACACTATCAAGTGGGTACGAAGTGCTCACATGCCGGAAGACTATAGAGGACACGTCACTCAAACCATCAAGTAGTATAAATGTAATTCCTCGGCTGGGTGATTTCTGTGTATCTGTGGCACTCATCTTGAGACACACAGAGTTCTATTTCCTTGAAATACTATTAGCTATCTCAAAAGAAGAGCAGAGCAGGGGtgatagctcagttgataaagtactTACTACATAAGCAAGAAGGACTGCAGTTAGGTCCTCAGAACCCAGGCACAATGGGTGCCTATCATCCCAGTTCTGAGTCAGTGAAGGCAAGTGAAGCTGAGTCTCACTGGATAGCAAGTCCAGCCTAAATGGGGGAGTTCCGGGCTCCGTGAGAAACACTGtcgtaaaaaaaaaataaggtggagagcaaatgAGGGTGACATTCAGCATCAACCcccagcctccacacacatgtacacgtgtgCCTGAACACACAAACGTGTGTACATGCGCAaagtaaacaaacatttttaaaagtagcacCAGATTAATCTTTAATCCCATGTCATTCCCACTGCAGAATACTCCAGCTCTTCCAAACGTGTTAACATGTGCAGAGCGTCCACAAGAGCCAGCAAGTGGGCACCGCATCTCCAGCTTATTGGCCTCTGAAGCCACTTTGTGGAACCTAATTAGCACTCTGAGAAAGCCAATTTGAGAATTGCTGGTCGTTAGGAAGCTGTACAGCACAGGACTTTCTCACAGACCAACTCAACAGCTTGGTTTtcgcataacacacacacaaaggtgcaTAATTGTTATTACATAGAATAGGGAGATTATGTAAGGTTGGGAGGCACAGAAACCCCCCAAATACTTGTCTTTATCCTACCCAATATTTCCTTTCAAGAAAAATGCCTACTAAGTGTGAATGCCCTAGTAAGTGAGCATATACCCAGCATGGGAGagggaagtatgtgtgtgtgtgtgtgtgtgtgtgtgtgtgtgtgtgtgtgtgtgtgtttgttagggTGTCATGGGATAGGGTATCAGGGTATCATCAGAGCCCTCAATGAGAAGGTGACTTTTAAATAATGACTCATGTAGGCTGTGAGGCAAGTTCCTGTCCTTGTGCACAGGCAATCTTCCCTGGTAAAATGTGCTCTTGAAGCCCACAGAATATTATGGATGGACAGAATCTAGGAAAAGGACCTAGCATCAGTCAGATTCTTAAAACCACGTCCTTTTAACATCTTGCCTTCCTGAACTCTCAAAAGTTGGCATCTAAGTGGCTCGACCTTGATGAAGAACCACACAAAGCCAGTTCCAACCCACCCTGGCTTCTCCCGGGAGCAGCTCTCTTCCTCCCTACATTGTTCTCCTTTAGGATCCCTGAGATATTAACACTGCAGTTCACAAGACAACTGTACATGTGCCTCAAACACCCACGACATCAGTGGATGAACAACTATTATAATATTATCTATCCATCCCTCTACCCACACATTCATGGATTAATTTGTATATCCACCCATTCATtctctctatccatctatccatacaTCCTTCTATATACCTCAACAGGTACCCATACACCCACCTATCCAACtgcccatccattcattcatccattcatctattcatccatctatccacctgcccacccatccatctatttatctatccacctgcctacccacccatccattcatctatttacCTGcctactcacccatccatccatctatccacctgcccacccacccatctatccttCAATCCACCTAGACACCCATCTACCATTCTCCTACTCATCTACCTATTCATCCTTCCCtgcatccactcatccatccttCCATACCAACACCAAATCTACTCATTCAGTCACCCACCCATCTAACTATTATACCCCCCCCTATCTGTTCACTTACTTATTCATCTAGCTAAAATCTAACCTCCTACTCATCTGTCTACCCACCAACCAACAAGTACCAACCAAGTAACTAGGTTGTTCTGGGCTTCTGGACACTGCTAGATATTTGGGACACAGAAGTTCATAAAACACTTGAAAGGTCTGCTAGCATGGTACTCACATGGTGCATGTAATTTAGGAAACAATCTGAAAGCACACAGACAGTGAATCAAGTTGTTAGGAGATAATACCAGCTGAGGAGAAAAGATAAAGTAGAAGAGCAATTGGAAGAGTTAAATGAAAAGGTATGAGCGCTTAACCTGGGCATAGCCTGTCTCTGTTGTTCCCTGGTGCAGTGTGACGTTCCTTGGAGGGAGGAAGCTCTTGATAAGGGCAATTGCCTGCTGACCTTGATGTTGTGTCCTTCCTTCCAGGTGCAGAGGCTGAGTGACCAGACCATGGAGACTCTGCTTGGTGGGCTGCTGGCTTTTGGCATGGCGTTTGCTGTGGTCGATGCCTGCCCCAAGTACTGCGTCTGCCAGAATCTGTCTGagtcactggggaccctgtgtccCTCCAAGGGGCTCCTCTTTGTGCCCCCTGACATTGACCGGAGGACGGTGGAGCTGCGTCTGGGTGGCAACTTCATCATCCACATTGGCCGCCAAGACTTTGCCAACATGACAGGGCTGGTGGATCTGACCTTGTCCAGGAACACCATCAGCCATATCCAGCCCTTCTCCTTCCTGGACCTTGAGAGCCTCCGCTCCCTGCACCTTGACAGCAACCGGCTACCTAGCCTTGGGGAGGACACACTCCGGGGCCTGGTCAACCTGCAACACCTTATTGTGAACAATAACCAGCTGGGTGGCATCGCTGATGATGCCTTTGAAGACTTCTTGCTGACTTTAGAAGACCTGGACCTATCTTACAACAACCTTCATGGACTTCCCTGGGATTCCGTACGGCGCATGGTCAACCTCCATCAGCTGAGTCTGGACCACAATCTGCTGGACCACATTGCTGAGGGTACTTTTGCAGACTTGCAGAAACTGGCCCGCCTGGACCTCACATCCAATCGGCTGCAGAAGCTTCCCCCGGACCCCATCTTTGCCCGCTCCCAGGCTTCCTTGCTAACTGCCACGCCCTTTGCCCCACCCCTATCTTTTAGTTTTGGAGGGAACCCGCTGCACTGCAATTGTGAGCTTCTCTGGCTGCGGAGACTGGAGAGGGATGATGACCTGGAGACCTGTGGATCCCCCGGAAGTCTCAAGGGTCGCTACTTTTGGCATATTCGTGAGGAGGAGTTTGTGTGTGAGCCGCCTCTCAtcacccagcacacacacaagctgctGGTTCTGGAGGGCCAGGCAGCCACTCTTAAGTGCAAGGCCATTGGGGACCCCAGCCCTTTGATCCACTGGGTTGCCCCCGATGACCGCTTGGTGGGAAACTCTTCCAGGACTGCTGTATATGACAATGGCACCCTGGACATTCTAATTACCACCTCTCAGGACAGTGGACCCTTTACTTGCATTGCAGCCAATGCAGCAGGAGAGGCTACGGCCACTGTAGAGGTCTCCATTGTGCAGCTCCCACACCTTAGTAATAGCACTAGCCGGATGGCACCCCCCAAGTCTCGCCTTTCGGACATCACAGGTTCCAGCAAGACCAGCCggggagggggaggtggtggGGCTGGGGAACCTCCCAAAAGCACCCCAGAGAGGGCTGTGCTTGTGTCCGATGTAACCACCACATCTGCCCTGGTCAAGTGGTCTGTCAGCAAGTCAGCACCCAGGGTGAAGATGTATCAGCTGCAGTACAACTGTTCTGACGATGAGGTGCTGATCTACAGGTGAGCCAGAGGCTACCGTGTGGTCAGGTGGTACAGGAGCACGCTTGGGGAAGGGCTGGGAAGCTAGAGCCTGTGTGCCTGTTTCCCTTCTCTCCAGGGGTGCCTGTGGGGATCCTGGGTCAACTGTTCCTCTGTTCCAGGTAAGGGGCTCCCACCAGGGGAGCTgaagaagtatgtgtgtgtgtgtgtgtgtgtgtgtgtgtgtgtgtgtgtgtctgtaaggaCAGTGTCTCCCAGGAAAGGGAGATAGCTATGTGGCTAGACACTTCTGAGCATCTTGCTATGAGAGCAGAATCAGGGCTGAGCCATTGGGATATCCAGTGGCTGAAGAACCTCTCCCTGACTCATCGGAGTCCAGGAGGAAAATGatgagaggagaaaagagttGAGTATCATGGCCTGGCTTTCCACTTCTGGTCGGCTCCAGATTCCTCAGCTGTTTTATGGACCTAATCTACCCAGGCTGATAAGAGACTTGTGATGGAGAGAAGTTTAATCAAAGTGAgtcagcatgtgtgtgagtgtatgtgtgtgtatgtgtgtgtgtttgtgtatatgtgtatatgtgtttgtgtgtgtgagtgtatgtgtttgtatgtttgtgaatatgtatgtatgagagagagagagagagagagagagagagagagagagagagagagagagtgagtattGGAGCTCTCCTACATTACCTCAAATCATCAAAAAAGAACCTACTTTAGGTTTGACTGCATCAAAGGCCCCATGAATTCCTCATATGTTCAGTTTCTCATTACCTTAAATTCTGTTTTCCTCTGGACTGAGTCCTGCCTTGGgttgcctttgcctccagagatgtctgccttttttttgtttatttatttttcatcacTAAAAGGAGAAGAGCTTCCCCTCGCTGGCACATTTCAGGCTGCCTGAGACTCACAGGCTCATGGGGCCCTTCCAGATCTTAGATGCACCTCATCTTGTCTACCACCCCTCTGTACCCCAGGCTTCTTATGAAGATGGGGTCAATTATACTGACTTTGAAAAGTGTCTGTGAATGTCAAGGGTCATCCTTAGGCCTGGACAAAAGGGAGGCTAACAACACAAGGGCAAGTAGCATTATATACCCCAGCCAGGCTTATTCATGCATGGATATAATCTTGgcaatctggaggcagaggcaggaaaaaaaatcacaattcctaggccagtgtgtgtgtaagttccaggccagtcaaagcttcatggtgagatcctgtctcaaaagaggaaaatagcaatagaaaagaatCAGATATCACAGAAGCCATAAACAGACCCCAGAGCTCAGAGGGTCTCTTCCCATACTGGCCTCAGTTTCAGTGAAAACGAGGGCTGTGACTTATACCCCTACTGCTTAGGGAATGTGTGTTTCCTATGAAACCCTGTTACATGATGTGCTCTCAGAATGACTAGTTTGGGAATGGAGCCACAGGCCTCATCACATGACCCCAGAGGCTACAGTGCATCAACCCTCATCACGTCATGGAGGGCTTCCGGATTGATCAATTTCTGGATAGAGACAGAACAGATAAGGAAGAAGCCAATGTGTCCTTGAGGGCCAGAACACCGTGGAAACAACAGAGAGAAGACTGCCCTTATGGCAGAGAGCATGCAGAGGGGATGGTGTTATAACTGAGCTTGGTTTTACATGTATCAAAAGACAGAGTTATAAAGCTGCACACTCTCTCTCAAAAGGGAGTTGtaaagcttctttctttctctctctgtatctgtctctgtctgtctgtctgtctgtctgtctctcactgtgtgtgtgtgtgtgtgtgtgtgtgtgtgtgtgtgtgtatgtggcgtTTCGACTGATGAAATACAGTCTTCATAGAAAACTAGGAGAGGAAAGATATGGAAGGAGCAGTTAAATCACCTTGTCCTTGTCCTCCCACCATTCAGACCTAACTGGTAGGCTCTAGGATCTAGGAAGTGCCTCTGTTTTATACCATCAGAATGATGTGCATGCGTGGCCCATCTATAGCATTATTAAATCTTTGTCTTTCCCACTTGAGAACTCAGCTGGCTCGGCTGGCTTAGTCCCTAAGGtactaaaatattttgtgttgATTTAACCATTAGCTTTCAATCATTAGAATTTTAGGTCACTTCTTTTTTTCAGTATTAAAAGTAATTTCatgatggatttttattttttatttttttgtaccaAAGTAAAAATACATTTGGTGCAATGCCAGTTTTCGCCACACATTCTCCTCCGAGTTGAACTATTGGCTTAACAAGTCAATTATAACACTTGCTTGCTATGTTTGATTATTTATCTACTCTCTTATCGGTGGCACATAACAGTGTTCTTCTTGACCGCAGCTTTCCCAGTAACTGTGCAACGCCTTTCATCTTTGTCAGTTGCAGAGGTGGAACACAAGtcttatttaatttacatttttccatAGCCTGTGAGGCTGACCTTTTGGAAAATGAGTGCATTTTCTTCAAGTGTGGATTTGTCATGTGGCTTTGACTTGATAAAAAGCAGAACAGCCAAAAGCCACCAGCTGTGTGGCTGGCTCGGGCATGAATTGATGAAAGGCTTGAGTTAGGAGGGCACAGAGACGAGATGGGCATACGTCAGTAGCATGGCTACGTCACTGTCATAAAGATGTCACCTTCTACCCTCACCAGGAGCTCATAAATGCCTGGAGAGGCACGAAGCCTTGAAGCTGGGTTTTTGCTCTTACTCAAGGGTAAATTCAAATTTATTCTCTTGGCTGGCTGACTAGGAATCTGGAgagtacaaataaaatgaaagtgtCCAGCCAGGTGTGGTTGTGTAGACCTTTAATGCCAATGTCTTGGGAGGAGGATTCAGGCAgctctctgggagttcaaggcccgTCTGTAGTGAGATTCAAGCCAGTctaagtgtcttagtcactgttctattgctgtgaagagacagcatggaTCATTGCAACTTTtatgagagaaagcatttaattgggactggcttatagtttgagaggttttgtttattattatcatggcagagagcatggctgcactcagacagacatggtgctggagaagtggctgagagctttatatctggattggcaggcagcaggaagagagagagactctgggtcTGGCTTGGGCTTCCGAAGCCTCAAAGTCTACCcctagtgatacacttcctctaacaaggtcacatctactccagaaggccacacctcctaattctccttaagtaatgccactccctgatgactaagaacttaAATATGTGAACCTAtgggaggccattcttattcaccACCATActaggctacttagtgagaccctgtctcaaaacaaaacaaagcaccaaaACACATTAACAAAGTAGACTAAAAAGGAAGcattagaaattaaaacaacaaaactcacaAACTGCAGAGGTCAAGCCTAACTTCTTAAGGCTGTTCATGAAGACTAGATGATATACCACAAGAAAGATGCTTCCTATAGAGTCTAAAGAGACTGCTCACTTGGTAAAGGGCTTGCTTCACAAGAGTGAGTACTTGGGTTTGGATCTCTAAAATTCAAGCATGATGGATGGCTCATGCCCGTCACCCAGCACTAGGACATGGAGCTTGGCTAATTCCTGGTGCATTGGCTAAACAGCTTAGCACATGCATGTTTACTCatatatacacagcacacatcacactcacacaaaaacaaaaacagaaacaaacaaaatagaaaggaaagctTTCCATATGTTAAGCAGCCACAGGATATAGAGTTGTGTTAGTATTGTTAAGAGTAGCCAAAGTAAGAGCAGTTAAAAACGAGGTTATTATATTCTCTGTTGTCCTAGGGGAGGAAGTAGAGAGAGGTTAGATATTCCATTTAGCCTTCTCTGCAAGAAGATAGATGTCCAAAGCTTTGAAGAAATTTCTAAGGAGGCTACGCtctcagaggagaggaggagcaATCACCAGCACCAATATTATCTCAGCCTCACTGATTGCATGAGGCACAGTTTTCCAGAGTCTATTTCACTTAGTCCATCTGGCCTTACCAAGTACAAAGGGACAAGACAATATCACAAAAGTCACTCAAAGTCACACAGTCCGAAAAAGGCAGGCCTATTGCTATGGTGTCCTGAATGACAGTACTGGGAGGTGCTGTGAACCATTAAGAGATGGAGACATGAGGGAGGTCCTGGAGTCATCAAAGTATGCCCTTGAAAGGGATTGAAGGGCCCTAGTCCCTTCTTCTCCCTTAATCTATTATTATCTGCTTGTCTATcaaccatctgtctgtctatgtatgtatgtatgtatgtatgtatgtatctatctatctatctatctatctatctatctatctatctatctatctatctatcatgtatttatcatttatctactatctatatctatatatttacttatctgttgtctatctatctatctatctatctatctatctatctatctatctatctcctatcTGGAAAAAGATATAAGACAGTTTTCTGTCATTGCCTCCTGGCTCACCAGAGGAGGTCCAAAGCAGTAGAGCCATCCAATCTCAGACCTGCACCTCCAGAAGCACAAACTCaataaatctgttttctttataGCATTAGTCACTTCAAATAGTTCCTCATTATCACAGGAAGCTGAAAAATAAGCATTGTATTGAACCCTAGCTTCTGGCTATGGTTTACAGGACCAGCCTCCATGGTTTTACTGAGGGAGTTCATGGTGGGAAAGAGAAACTCTAAGAGGGacactggacttttaaaaaaaatgaatctttccCCCGAGAAGGAAGAAACCACAGGTGTTGCATAGCAACTCTCTGCTCAATTCGTATCTCAACAAGAAGGATCACAGAACAGGAGAGCAGAGGGATGGACAGATGAGAAGCACAAATGAggaacacacacagcacagtgcaCAGAAAAACATCTACCTGTCACCTAGTCATCATCTACCACTTATCTGCCTGTCATCTACCACCTTTCTACCCATCTAGAAAGAGGTAACATATATCATCTACTATTCACCTGTCCACCAACTTATCATTGTTTATCCACCGATCTATTATCTATCattgtctatccatctatcatccatctatctgtcattATATATCTGCCCATCTAtcattgtctatctatctatctatctatctatctatctatctatctatctatctatcNNNNNNNNNNtatctatctatctatcatctatctatctatctatctatctatcatctatctatctatctatctatctatctatctatctatctatctacctatctaatctatctatctatctatctatctatctatctatctatctatctatctatcttttatctgTCATTGTCTATCCACCTGTCTATCATTCATCTATCATtgtctatctatccacctataatctatctatctatctatctatctatctatctatctatctatctatctatctatcatctctcatTGTCTATATATCCACCTGTCATCTACCTGTCATTTGCCTTGGTCATATTTGTTATTCATCTGTTTATTTCAAGGAATATGCTACAAGTATAGCCACACAAGTACAAGGTAAGGAGAACTGGGTTTGCTCAGAATTGTTACCTAGGCTTGAAGTTGTTGCTCAGAAGGACATTGCACCCATGTAACAGTAGAGTGTTAAAAGACACCGTAGTTGTCTGCTGTGTTGAGGTCAGGGGAGGTTGTGATTCTGTGGTGCAGAACAGAGTTGTATTGTGTTTAATCCAGAATGGCCAGAATAGAGCTGTAGTGAGTGCAATACAGAATGGCCCAGCATAGAAATGAGATTTTAGAAGTTCGGATGAGATGAGGTAAAATTGACATTGAAGATGAAAGGACTTTGAAAAAGATCCCAGCTCCTCTGATCTAGTTAAAGCATTTATGAATAGAAAAGGGCAATGTGTATGTAACATGCATGCACAGATAGATGTGTTggtgcattcatgcatgtgcatgtacacacacacacacacacacacacacacacacacacgcacgcgcgcactggcccatcaaaagaataaaatcccACTAGCATTACCCTGCATAGCTCACAGGTGAGGTTAGCTCAGATGAGATGTCACTCTCCCTGTTCACTGCTCTCTCCTCAGAGGAGTCCCCattaatgctgtttttttttttttcctgaatggtCCTGCCCTGGTGATCTAGGGATATGGTTTTGCCTCCCTGTTCTGCTCTAGTACAGACATCTCCCACCCATGGTCATTGGTGGGTGATGTCTGCATATAGGTTACAAATTCCACACTTGATGAACAGAAGGGAAACAGATCTCAGTGCTGCCTTGTGGCAGCCTAAGCATCAACCATGATGATCTGGGAGCTTCCAGTGCTCCAGGAGAATCCAGTTAAGCCCCTTCCAGGGATGATGGGGTGGTAGGAGTAGGAATGTCTAACTAGTGTGATACCAATCCTTTCAGTCTATGACTCTTCTTCAGCAGGACAGCATGGTTTCTGTGGCATTTACTGTGCAGGACCCTGTGCTCTGATGTTAGGACCTCCCAGGCATCTGAGCCCCAGAGCATGAAGGTCAGAGATAGTGATCATGTTAGAGGTTCAGAGAGCCTAGCCTAACCCCGACCCATGTCACTAACTGATATCCAAGGGTTTTACCAAACCTTAGGGGAGCTGTGAGCAATGTCTGATGCATGTGGTTCTAGGCTTCATTCCAAAACAGTCCAGGTTCTGGCCTCTTTCTAGATGGGGAAACCTGATTCATCTCAGGTGACCAAGGAAAACTTCTGTCATGAAAGCTCTCATTATCAGATGCCTTAGATAGACATCTTTCACCCCCCAAGGTACTTTTTCCCCCACTGATGCACAGGCAAGCCCTGCAGGAAGGCACTGGAACACTCTGGACTCATTTAGCTCTCAGATTACCATCTGGCTTGCTTCCTGAGTGACAGGGAAGATTGACAGTCACATCTCACATCATCAGGGTCAGACCTTTCAGGGAAAGAATAACATTAGTGGGTACCCCTCAGAGGGGAGAGCAGTGAGCAAGGAAGGGGGTAGTGGTGAAAACAGCCCCTCACCCACCCAGAGAGAGCAACAAACCATCTCAGCTAAGCCTCATCTCTTGTGTGACATGCAAAGTTAAGTGCCCTGCATGTCATTATCGGCCCAAGTGACATTCACAAACACTTGTCTCTAAGAGCTGTCAGGAACATCTGTCAGCAGATGAGATGTTGGAAGCAGTCCCAGAGAGGGCCCGGGGCATAGCCAGCTCACTACCTACAGCTCAGTGGGACCAGCCAGGCTACAGGCTTGCCTTCACCCTTTGTGTGATGTGTCCAGCACCTCAATGTAGGGACAAGAGGGACCTTGAGGTATGTTGTCCCCCTTGAGGGGACAACCAGAGAAGCTCTTTCTACTCTGTCAGTATCTAGGCTGATGGGACACCTCATCTCTAGAGTATGGAGCATACAGATGAGCTGTTCAGGGCTTGGGATGGATTGCCTACTTAACAAAGTCACTTATGGAGGGGTTGATTCTTAATCAGTTTGAAGGTCCAGTCTTTCAGGGTAGAGAAGGCTTGGGGCAGGAGTATGAGTCAGATTGTATGGAGTCAGGAAGCctagagagatggatgctggtgctgagCTTGTGAGGCCACTGGTCAGATCATATggagtcaggaagctgagagagaaggatGCTGGTGCTGAGCTTGCGTTTTCCATTTTTCTAAGTCCCGTACCTCAAACCACTGAGTGGTGCTTAGTACATTTCATAAATTGGTCTTCCTGCAGCTTCCTCACCTATCCCATTCCAGAAATTTCCTCACAGACTAGCCTGAGATTTGCCTCCTAGATGGTTCTAGAGCTCGCCAAGCTGAGAGTCAATACTAATCTTTATGCCTGTTATTTGCTGCGCGGCCATTCCCGCCACCTTGCCCTAGGAAAGGGATATAAAGATGGAGTCTACACCACCACCATTCCATCTGGTTATATCTCAGTTCCCTGCTCTCTACCACCCCGAAAGTTTGGAGACAGCGGGGGAACAAATCAGGATATTTGTTTCCTAAAGGGAGGAGG
Proteins encoded in this region:
- the Lrfn2 gene encoding leucine-rich repeat and fibronectin type-III domain-containing protein 2, whose translation is METLLGGLLAFGMAFAVVDACPKYCVCQNLSESLGTLCPSKGLLFVPPDIDRRTVELRLGGNFIIHIGRQDFANMTGLVDLTLSRNTISHIQPFSFLDLESLRSLHLDSNRLPSLGEDTLRGLVNLQHLIVNNNQLGGIADDAFEDFLLTLEDLDLSYNNLHGLPWDSVRRMVNLHQLSLDHNLLDHIAEGTFADLQKLARLDLTSNRLQKLPPDPIFARSQASLLTATPFAPPLSFSFGGNPLHCNCELLWLRRLERDDDLETCGSPGSLKGRYFWHIREEEFVCEPPLITQHTHKLLVLEGQAATLKCKAIGDPSPLIHWVAPDDRLVGNSSRTAVYDNGTLDILITTSQDSGPFTCIAANAAGEATATVEVSIVQLPHLSNSTSRMAPPKSRLSDITGSSKTSRGGGGGGAGEPPKSTPERAVLVSDVTTTSALVKWSVSKSAPRVKMYQLQYNCSDDEVLIYRMIPASNKAFVVNNLVSGTGYDLCVLAMWDDTATTLTATNIVGCAQFFTKADYPQCQSMHSQILGGTMILVIGGIIVATLLVFIVILMVRYKVCNHDTPGKMAAATVSNVYSQTNGSQPPPLGGIPVGQLPQAPPKVVVRNELMDFSTSLARACDSSSSSSLGSGEAAGLGRGPWRLPPPAPRPKPSLDRLMGAFASLDLKSQRKEELLDSRTPAGRGAGTSSRGHHSDREPLLGPPATRARSLLPLPLEGKAKRSHSFDMGDFAAAAAAVPGGYSPPRRVSNIWTKRSLSVNGMLLPFEESDLVGARGTFGSSEWVMESTV